GGTCATCTCGCGCCTGAAGGTGCTGGCTGAACTCGACATCTCCGAGCGCCGCATCCCGCAGGACGGCAGCTTCCGGGTCGAGTCGAACGGGCGCGAGATCGACCTGCGCGTGTCGATCATGCCGAGCATCCACGGCGAGGACGCGGTGATCCGTATCCTCGACAAGCGCGCCATGATCGAAGCCTACGGCGCGCTGACGCTCGAAGCGCTCGGCTTCGATGCGCCGTCGCTGGTGTCGCTGCGCAGCCTGGCGCAGGAAGCCTACGGCATGCTGCTGGTGACCGGCCCGACCGGCTCGGGCAAGACCACCACGCTGTACGCGGCGCTCACCGAGATCAACAACGGCCGCGAGAAGATCATCACCATCGAAGACCCCGTCGAATACCAGCTGCCCGGCATCCTGCAGATCCCGGTCAACGAGAAGAAGGGCCTGACCTTCGCCAAGGGCCTGCGCTCGATCCTGCGCCACGACCCGGACAAGATCATGGTCGGCGAGATCCGCGACCGCGAGACCGCCGAAATCGCCGTGCAGTCGGCGCTCACCGGCCACCTGGTGCTGACCACCGTGCACGCCAATAACGTGTTCGACGTGTTCGGCCGCTTCACCCACATGGGGATCGACCCGTACGCCTTCGTGTCGGCGCTGAACGGGATCTGGGCGCAGCGCCTGGTGCGCATGAACTGCCCGCACTGCGCGCTTGCCTACCGTCCCGACGACGCCGAGCTGGCCTCGGCCGGCCTGGCGCGCGCCGACGTGCACGACTACCTGTTCATGCAGGGCAAAGGCTGCGGCGACTGCCGCGGCACCGGCTACAAGGGGCGCCGCTCGATCGCCGAGATCCTGACCCTGAACGACGAGATCCGCGAGCTGATCGTCGACAAGCGCCCGATCCGCCAGATCAAGCAGGCGGCCTTCGACAACGGCACGCGCAGCCTGCGCCTGGCCGCGCTCGACCTGGTGCGGCGCGGCGCCACCACGCTGGCCGAAATCAAGCGGGTAACTCTTCATGCGTAGGCGCTTCGGACAGGCCTTGCGGCTGGGCGTGTCGCACGACGCGCTGGCGCTGGTGCAGACCAGCCGCTGGGGCGGGGAGGCCGTGCTGCTGGCCGAACGGCCGTACGCGGCGGCGCTGCCCGACGCCCTGGCCGCGCTGCTGGACGGCGCCGGCCGCGCCGGCTGGCCCTTGACCATCGTGCTGGCCGACGACCTGGTGCGCCTTTGGCAAGTCACGCCGCCGGCCGACAGCACGCGGCTGGCCGACCTCGAAGCGGCGGCCGCGCTGCGATTCCAGCAGCTGTACGGCGAACCCGCCGCGCCGTGGCAATTCAGCGCCGGCTGGGACGCGGCGCGCCCCTTCCTCGCGGCGGCGATGCCGCGCGCGCTGCTCGGCGCGCTGGAGCAGGGCGCCTCGGCGCACAAATTGAAAGCGGTCGAAATCGTGCCCCAGTTCCTTGGCTTGTTCAATCGCTGGCGCGGCGCGCTGCGCCCCGGCGCCTGGTTCGGCGTGCTGCATGACGGCGTGCTGACCCTGGGCGCCTGCGACCGCGGCGCGATTGCCGCGGTGCGCGCGGCCAGGGTGCCGGAAGGCGCCGGCGCGGCCTGGCTGGCCGAGCACCTCGACCGCGAGGCGCTGCGCCTGAACCTGCCCGCGCCGGCGAAGCTGCAATTGTGCGGCGACCTGCCGCCGGCCTGGATCGGCGCGCGCGCCAGCATGCTCGGCGCCGAGGCGCCGCGCGGCTGGTCGGCCGCGGCGCAACTGGCCGTCAGCGGGAGCGCCGCATGAAGCGCGTGCGCATCGACTTCGCGCCGCCGAGCCTGGCGCGCACGATCCACCGCACCGGCCCGGGCGCCTGGGCTCTCGCCGCGCTCGCGCTGGCCCTGTGCGCGGCGGCCGGCGCGGCTGGCTGGCAGATGCACCTGCGCCAGGGCGCGCTCGACGCCCAGCTGGCGGCGGTGCGCAGCCACGCCGCGCCGATCG
This window of the Massilia sp. R2A-15 genome carries:
- a CDS encoding GspE/PulE family protein; this translates as MNAPLDPARLDPALLARARAQAARTQRSLVDEIEAETGADPRDIVRSLAAPFGLTVAETADMLAFTPAFDLLPLSQALARRCVLLRSPSRELIGVVADPFDLDLQTWLGARAQATPRAPLQTRLALASDIQAYLGKHEESARAVDSLVTGDAGERRDGKTTAVLSFASVSEAASPAVRLVNSTLYDALKAGASDIHLESTALGLAVKYRIDGVLDHATSVNGIEVAEQVISRLKVLAELDISERRIPQDGSFRVESNGREIDLRVSIMPSIHGEDAVIRILDKRAMIEAYGALTLEALGFDAPSLVSLRSLAQEAYGMLLVTGPTGSGKTTTLYAALTEINNGREKIITIEDPVEYQLPGILQIPVNEKKGLTFAKGLRSILRHDPDKIMVGEIRDRETAEIAVQSALTGHLVLTTVHANNVFDVFGRFTHMGIDPYAFVSALNGIWAQRLVRMNCPHCALAYRPDDAELASAGLARADVHDYLFMQGKGCGDCRGTGYKGRRSIAEILTLNDEIRELIVDKRPIRQIKQAAFDNGTRSLRLAALDLVRRGATTLAEIKRVTLHA